In Paenibacillus antri, a single window of DNA contains:
- a CDS encoding phosphotransferase, with protein MTANIDETLLQKRFRAIGLDAYRIERREGLFAATLYDVWTDAAGSDSQRYIYKLPSPERNGEFDVVGKLGAELAPWLPEGIVRFESSPKAIAMRYAGEPILPPDRAGTVPAAERLAAYELVSERLAELHLRTAAAAARWASEGKAAPYAFSREWADALLKEAEGVLDRGVWASLSRIAYDFYAGYSASAMRGPAVFTHGDPHWGNALRLGDRVTLIDWEWTNVAAPMRDIAILVQDEPDDEVLSHVAASHATRLLANGLSGEYDDVMADFDLMMVDNSIMTLAWDVALFRRGDIGPERLREASERRLARIEAFWNRTRR; from the coding sequence TTGACTGCGAACATTGACGAGACGTTGCTGCAAAAGCGGTTTCGCGCCATCGGGTTGGACGCGTACCGAATCGAGCGGCGGGAAGGCCTCTTCGCCGCGACGTTGTACGACGTATGGACCGACGCTGCGGGAAGCGATTCGCAACGCTACATATATAAGCTGCCTTCGCCGGAACGCAACGGCGAATTCGACGTCGTCGGCAAGCTCGGCGCGGAACTGGCGCCTTGGCTGCCGGAAGGAATCGTTCGGTTCGAGTCGTCGCCGAAGGCGATCGCGATGCGGTACGCGGGAGAGCCGATATTGCCGCCGGATCGAGCCGGAACGGTTCCCGCGGCGGAACGGCTGGCGGCGTACGAGCTCGTCTCGGAACGGCTCGCCGAGCTTCACCTTCGCACGGCGGCGGCGGCCGCGCGATGGGCGAGCGAAGGCAAGGCGGCGCCGTACGCCTTCAGCCGGGAATGGGCGGACGCGCTGCTGAAGGAGGCGGAGGGCGTGCTCGATCGCGGCGTATGGGCTTCGCTCTCGCGTATCGCGTACGACTTTTACGCCGGGTACTCCGCGTCCGCCATGCGCGGTCCGGCCGTATTTACGCACGGCGACCCGCACTGGGGCAACGCGCTGCGGCTCGGCGATCGCGTGACGTTGATCGACTGGGAATGGACGAACGTGGCCGCGCCGATGCGCGACATCGCCATTCTCGTGCAGGACGAGCCGGACGACGAGGTATTGTCGCACGTCGCGGCGTCCCATGCGACGCGCCTCCTGGCGAACGGCTTATCCGGCGAATACGACGATGTGATGGCCGACTTCGACCTCATGATGGTCGACAATTCCATCATGACGCTCGCTTGGGACGTTGCGCTGTTCCGTCGAGGCGACATCGGTCCGGAACGGCTGCGCGAAGCGTCGGAGCGGAGGCTTGCGAGGATCGAGGCGTTTTGGAATCGGACGCGGCGCTAG
- a CDS encoding response regulator produces MVPMETKTIAIAEQQTLLREGIRKIIDLEPDLKVCATADNEEDLREAVLTLRPSAVVVDTSLHADGGIDLTAWIKERRPETKVILFATDIDEDDLLQSIAAGANGFLLKDIQWDDLLMQIRLVLKGQMFLPERLAAKLSNKLFRILTGERYGTRHVQSLLERFRLTEKEFEISLLMAKGLNNRQIAEALMYSDGTVRNYVSSVYEKIGVHDRAKAVIFLRDSGFQGKDETPGVLTARERVSIL; encoded by the coding sequence ATGGTACCCATGGAAACCAAGACGATTGCGATAGCCGAGCAGCAGACGCTGCTTCGCGAAGGAATTCGTAAAATCATAGATTTAGAGCCTGACCTGAAAGTGTGCGCCACCGCCGACAACGAGGAAGATTTGCGCGAAGCGGTGCTGACCCTTCGTCCGTCGGCCGTCGTCGTCGATACGTCCCTGCATGCCGACGGCGGCATCGATCTGACGGCTTGGATCAAGGAGCGGAGACCCGAGACGAAGGTGATTCTGTTCGCGACCGACATCGACGAAGACGACTTGCTGCAATCGATCGCGGCGGGAGCGAACGGCTTTCTATTAAAGGATATTCAATGGGACGACTTGCTGATGCAAATCCGCCTCGTCTTGAAGGGACAGATGTTCCTGCCTGAACGCCTCGCGGCCAAGCTGTCGAACAAACTGTTTCGCATCCTGACGGGAGAGAGATACGGGACGCGCCACGTCCAGTCGCTGCTCGAGCGGTTTCGGCTGACGGAGAAGGAATTCGAAATTTCGCTGCTGATGGCTAAGGGATTGAACAACCGACAAATCGCGGAAGCGCTTATGTACAGCGACGGTACGGTGCGCAACTACGTGAGCAGCGTCTACGAGAAGATAGGCGTTCACGACCGAGCGAAGGCGGTTATCTTCCTGCGGGATTCCGGCTTCCAGGGGAAAGACGAGACGCCTGGCGTCCTCACTGCGCGCGAAAGAGTATCCATATTGTGA
- a CDS encoding TrkH family potassium uptake protein gives MKKISFTKSPFKKITIGYLAISLAFAFLYWLPPFRQGELSFLDAWFISSSALSTTGLSTVVVADVLTPGAQWLMILEMQIGGIGFMGIIGSYLFLMYRDATLPQLTLMGFDQNQRSLRNVKSLILFIAMFSALSEFIGFLFLMPDVLRAEPHVGTAIRDAAFHAVSAFTNTGLDVFGGTIEPFNRSPVFMIVTALLVFLGVLGFPTVWELIYLRGKKKSLYTKVNLLFHAVLLVVGAVLITALEWGNRSTVGDMPYGLRALNTMFLSVVSRSGGLGNVDLGAAMPATVLLLMALMFIGGSASSTAGGIRITTFAILLAKARSAITRNSDVILFRKSLYEEDVQKAYLIFFFVLIFFFLSCFVLFVSESATDTLAIVFEAMSAITNNGFSHGVTGGLSPFGKLWLILMMMVGRIGIISIIYSIVKPKKSAVKYIKESIIVG, from the coding sequence ATGAAAAAAATATCGTTTACGAAATCGCCGTTCAAAAAAATTACGATCGGATACCTTGCGATCTCGCTCGCTTTCGCTTTCCTTTATTGGCTGCCCCCGTTCCGCCAAGGCGAGCTGTCGTTTCTTGACGCATGGTTTATCTCGTCCAGCGCTCTCAGCACGACCGGACTCAGCACGGTCGTCGTGGCCGACGTCTTGACGCCGGGCGCCCAATGGTTGATGATACTGGAGATGCAGATCGGCGGCATCGGCTTTATGGGCATCATCGGATCCTACCTGTTCCTGATGTACCGGGACGCGACGCTGCCGCAGTTGACGCTGATGGGCTTCGATCAGAACCAGCGCAGTCTGCGCAACGTGAAGAGCCTCATCCTCTTCATCGCCATGTTTTCGGCCCTGTCCGAATTTATAGGATTCTTGTTTCTAATGCCCGACGTGCTGCGGGCGGAGCCGCACGTCGGCACGGCGATCCGGGACGCCGCGTTCCATGCCGTATCCGCGTTCACCAACACCGGATTGGACGTGTTCGGAGGAACGATCGAGCCGTTCAACCGTTCGCCGGTGTTTATGATCGTCACGGCGCTGCTCGTTTTCCTCGGGGTCCTCGGCTTCCCTACCGTTTGGGAGCTGATCTATCTCCGAGGGAAGAAGAAGAGCTTGTACACGAAGGTGAATTTGCTGTTCCACGCCGTGCTGCTCGTCGTCGGCGCCGTGTTGATTACGGCGCTCGAATGGGGAAACCGCAGCACCGTCGGCGATATGCCGTACGGACTGCGGGCGCTCAACACGATGTTCCTATCCGTGGTCTCCCGAAGCGGCGGCCTCGGCAACGTCGACCTCGGGGCGGCGATGCCGGCGACCGTCCTGCTGCTGATGGCGCTCATGTTCATCGGCGGCTCGGCGAGCAGCACAGCCGGCGGCATTCGGATCACGACGTTCGCGATTCTTCTCGCCAAAGCGCGAAGCGCGATCACGCGGAACAGCGACGTCATCCTGTTCCGCAAGTCGCTGTACGAAGAAGACGTACAGAAGGCGTATCTCATCTTCTTCTTCGTCTTGATTTTCTTCTTCTTGTCCTGCTTCGTCCTATTCGTCAGCGAAAGCGCGACGGATACGCTCGCCATCGTGTTCGAAGCGATGTCGGCCATCACGAACAACGGATTTTCGCACGGGGTGACCGGCGGACTGTCGCCGTTCGGCAAGCTGTGGCTCATCCTGATGATGATGGTCGGGCGTATCGGCATCATCTCCATCATCTACAGTATCGTCAAACCTAAGAAATCGGCGGTTAAATATATTAAAGAATCGATTATCGTCGGGTAA
- a CDS encoding 2-oxoacid:acceptor oxidoreductase family protein: protein MAQLPKTNDLGFFEIRLESIGGLGANLAGKMLAESGVVGSGFNGVSFSSYGSEKKGSPVKAHIRFCDTNADIRDTTPVERPHIVGIFHENLSKTINVVSGIYADSTVLVNSARTPEELKEKMKLVGGTVAVIDATGIALEEKNRANMAMLGALFRLCDFLDAEHMRGVIRKSLEKKYPQAVEPALRTFQRGYDEVRFRTFDLPEGVEMPLPKRWDIPVLGYETQPIGGVVINPGNSILKDLSISRSGMMPHFDDDKCIHCAACDTACPDFCFVWEEQPDKKGRPQMFLQGIDYQYCKGCLKCVTACPTEALSSERETDGYGEEHRVPHRFNLVQA, encoded by the coding sequence ATGGCACAGTTACCAAAAACGAACGATCTGGGCTTTTTCGAAATTCGACTGGAATCGATCGGCGGGCTCGGAGCGAACTTGGCCGGGAAAATGCTTGCCGAATCAGGTGTGGTTGGAAGCGGATTCAATGGGGTTAGCTTTTCGTCTTACGGTTCGGAGAAAAAAGGTTCTCCCGTGAAGGCTCACATTCGGTTCTGCGATACGAACGCGGACATCCGGGACACGACGCCGGTCGAGCGGCCGCACATCGTCGGCATCTTTCACGAAAATTTATCGAAAACGATCAACGTCGTCAGCGGCATCTATGCGGACAGCACCGTTCTGGTCAACTCCGCGCGCACGCCCGAAGAGCTGAAAGAGAAGATGAAGCTCGTCGGCGGCACGGTCGCCGTCATCGACGCGACGGGCATCGCGCTCGAAGAGAAAAACCGGGCGAACATGGCGATGCTCGGAGCATTGTTCCGGCTCTGCGACTTCCTCGACGCAGAGCATATGCGCGGGGTTATCCGCAAATCCCTCGAAAAGAAATATCCTCAGGCCGTAGAACCGGCGCTTCGTACGTTCCAACGCGGATACGACGAAGTGCGATTCCGCACGTTCGATCTGCCGGAAGGCGTCGAGATGCCGCTTCCGAAGCGGTGGGACATTCCGGTGCTCGGCTACGAGACGCAGCCGATCGGCGGCGTCGTCATCAATCCCGGCAACAGCATTCTGAAGGATCTCAGCATCTCCCGCAGCGGGATGATGCCGCACTTCGACGACGACAAGTGCATCCATTGCGCGGCGTGCGACACGGCGTGCCCGGATTTCTGCTTCGTCTGGGAAGAACAACCCGACAAGAAGGGACGTCCGCAGATGTTCCTGCAGGGGATCGATTATCAATATTGCAAGGGGTGCCTCAAGTGCGTTACGGCTTGCCCGACGGAAGCGCTCAGCTCCGAACGCGAGACGGACGGCTACGGCGAGGAACACCGCGTGCCTCATAGATTCAATTTGGTTCAAGCGTAA
- a CDS encoding HD-GYP domain-containing protein — translation MLASLIGNVVKNDVFNEQGLLVIPANTKLSEIHIDMIKKHGVTILPHHLKAPAPKLAPKTNDVVVSHATEEMKDVFVRFRAGEAPSVSEMKTNLIPTIQEAIEFPTLFGLLSGLQAKDDYTFRHNIGVAVISTMIGKWLGLDSDKLQTLTLAAALHDIGKVKIEDDILNKPGKFTDEEYGLMKRHTTYGHEILSGRNDLPPEVPLVALQHHERLDGRGYPFGISGDKMTYNSKIVAVADVFHAMTSNRVYRGEIPFYKVLLQMKEDAFGKMDPFICNLFVHRMMEMSIGSEVLLSNQATGNIVLVFPDDPIHPLVQVDNQFYDLRQHSQIYIERLVG, via the coding sequence ATGCTTGCGAGCTTGATCGGCAACGTGGTGAAGAACGATGTATTTAACGAACAGGGACTGCTTGTCATCCCTGCGAATACGAAGCTCAGCGAAATCCACATCGACATGATCAAGAAACACGGCGTCACCATTCTCCCGCATCATCTGAAAGCGCCGGCGCCGAAGCTAGCTCCGAAGACGAACGACGTCGTCGTGTCGCACGCGACGGAAGAAATGAAAGACGTATTCGTCCGTTTCCGCGCCGGCGAAGCGCCGTCCGTCAGCGAAATGAAGACGAATTTGATTCCGACGATCCAAGAAGCGATCGAATTCCCGACGTTGTTCGGACTGCTCTCGGGCCTTCAGGCCAAGGACGACTACACGTTCCGGCACAACATCGGCGTCGCGGTCATCTCGACGATGATCGGCAAGTGGCTGGGACTCGATTCGGACAAGCTGCAGACGCTGACGTTGGCCGCCGCGCTGCACGATATCGGCAAGGTGAAGATCGAAGACGATATTTTGAACAAACCCGGGAAGTTCACCGACGAAGAATACGGCCTCATGAAGCGGCATACGACGTACGGGCACGAAATCTTATCCGGAAGGAACGACTTGCCTCCGGAGGTGCCGCTCGTCGCGCTGCAGCACCACGAGCGCTTGGACGGCAGAGGGTACCCGTTCGGCATCTCTGGAGACAAGATGACCTATAACAGCAAGATCGTCGCGGTGGCGGACGTCTTCCACGCCATGACCTCCAACCGCGTGTACCGCGGGGAAATCCCGTTTTACAAAGTGCTTCTGCAGATGAAAGAAGACGCTTTCGGAAAGATGGACCCGTTCATTTGCAATTTGTTCGTGCACCGGATGATGGAGATGTCGATCGGCAGCGAGGTGCTGCTGTCGAACCAAGCGACGGGCAACATCGTGCTCGTATTCCCGGACGATCCGATTCATCCGCTCGTACAGGTCGACAATCAGTTTTACGATCTGCGTCAGCACTCTCAAATATATATAGAGCGGCTGGTCGGGTAG
- a CDS encoding DUF445 domain-containing protein, giving the protein MKKNAKHTAAVSLGIMGAGFAAAFPIAHLPYGFVLQSGFEAGLVGGLADWFAVTALFRHPMGIPIPHTALLPKNRGKVTNALVKAIQTNLLHKQSILDKMKEARIAHRLADRAKRELEADDIGERAAKLLGGAIRALPRERVAEALTAALRDAVRGIDARATLERIGSAAAERGYEEPLLDYALSLGERFAIGEEMRRRMGAMALRSIEQMQLGGFMGFAVNAFAGFMNEDKLGGMLQDFLVSFLYDMRRSGNPYRESALDALRGAMRGLADNERVLEEAERLKARFAEGGERDGTIAEFVGSVLDAAERRLSDPAFCREKVVPYAREAMARLEGTDWIERADGWIQHQAATFVEKNHGVIGQLVKENADKLDDDTLIAMMEEHIGKDLQWIRVNGAVCGFAIGLVLGLVQWFAVGG; this is encoded by the coding sequence TTGAAGAAGAACGCGAAACATACGGCGGCCGTCTCGCTCGGCATTATGGGCGCGGGCTTCGCGGCGGCGTTCCCGATCGCGCACCTGCCCTACGGCTTCGTGCTGCAGAGCGGGTTCGAAGCGGGACTCGTCGGCGGGCTCGCGGATTGGTTCGCGGTGACGGCGCTGTTCCGTCATCCGATGGGCATTCCGATTCCGCACACGGCCCTGCTCCCGAAAAACCGCGGCAAGGTGACGAATGCGCTCGTCAAGGCGATTCAGACGAACCTGTTACATAAACAGAGCATCCTCGACAAGATGAAGGAGGCGCGCATCGCGCACCGACTCGCCGATCGGGCGAAACGGGAGCTGGAGGCGGACGATATCGGCGAACGCGCGGCCAAGCTGCTCGGCGGCGCGATCCGCGCGCTGCCGAGGGAGCGGGTCGCGGAGGCGCTGACCGCCGCCCTTCGGGATGCCGTGCGGGGGATTGACGCGCGCGCGACGCTCGAACGCATCGGCAGCGCCGCCGCCGAACGCGGTTACGAGGAGCCGCTGCTCGATTACGCGCTGTCGCTCGGCGAGCGGTTCGCGATCGGCGAAGAGATGCGTCGGCGGATGGGCGCGATGGCGCTCCGCTCCATCGAACAGATGCAGCTCGGGGGCTTCATGGGCTTCGCCGTCAACGCCTTCGCGGGGTTTATGAACGAGGACAAGCTTGGCGGCATGCTTCAAGATTTCCTCGTTTCCTTCTTATACGATATGAGAAGGTCGGGCAACCCGTATCGGGAGTCCGCCCTGGACGCGCTGCGCGGCGCGATGAGGGGGCTCGCCGACAACGAGCGCGTGCTGGAGGAGGCGGAGCGGCTGAAGGCGCGCTTCGCGGAAGGCGGGGAGCGGGACGGAACGATCGCCGAATTCGTCGGAAGCGTACTGGACGCGGCGGAGCGCCGATTGTCCGATCCGGCGTTCTGCCGGGAGAAAGTCGTGCCTTACGCGCGGGAAGCGATGGCTCGGCTGGAAGGGACGGATTGGATCGAGCGCGCCGACGGCTGGATTCAGCATCAAGCCGCGACGTTCGTCGAGAAAAATCACGGCGTCATCGGCCAGCTGGTCAAGGAGAACGCGGACAAGCTGGACGACGACACGTTGATCGCGATGATGGAAGAGCACATAGGCAAGGACCTTCAATGGATCCGGGTCAACGGCGCCGTCTGCGGCTTCGCGATCGGTCTTGTGCTCGGACTCGTGCAATGGTTCGCCGTCGGCGGCTGA